A stretch of Cylindrospermopsis curvispora GIHE-G1 DNA encodes these proteins:
- a CDS encoding IS1 family transposase (programmed frameshift) — protein MHCPNCGSSKIRKNGKRRGKQNHICVDCGRQFIDVYSPPKGYSEEVKQSCLRSYVNGMGFRAIERDKGVHHTTIIYWLKQIGSILPDAPPVEETPLVGELDELETFVGFKKNKIWLWTAVNHFRKNILAWVVGDHSSQAFQPLWDIVKLWQCFFYVTDGWRVYPSFIQPEDHIVSKTYMTRVEGENTRLRHYLARLHRKTLCYSKSVDMLRYSIKLLLHYLKYEVIPAFS, from the exons GTGCATTGTCCAAACTGCGGGTCTTCCAAAATCAGAAAGAATGGCAAACGTCGAGGTAAACAAAATCACATTTGTGTTGATTGTGGTCGTCAATTTATCGATGTCTATAGTCCACCTAAAGGCTATTCAGAAGAAGTTAAACAAAGTTGCCTGCGCTCTTATGTTAACGGTATGGGATTTAGAGCAATTGAACGCGATAAAGGCGTTCATCATACAACTATTATTTACTGGCTAAAACAAATTGGTTCCATACTTCCAGATGCTCCACCAGTTGAGGAAACACCCTTGGTAGGTGAACTTGATGAGTTGGAGACCTTTGTGGGAT TCAAAAAAAACAAAATATGGTTGTGGACAGCAGTAAATCACTTCCGTAAAAATATCCTGGCTTGGGTTGTGGGAGACCACAGCTCACAAGCATTTCAACCTTTGTGGGACATCGTTAAACTCTGGCAATGCTTTTTTTATGTTACTGATGGGTGGAGGGTTTATCCGAGTTTTATTCAGCCAGAGGATCATATTGTGAGCAAAACATATATGACTAGGGTAGAGGGTGAAAATACACGTTTACGTCACTACTTAGCGCGACTACATAGAAAAACGCTATGCTATTCAAAATCTGTAGATATGCTTAGGTATTCAATTAAATTATTACTTCACTATTTAAAGTATGAAGTAATACCCGCGTTTAGTTGA
- a CDS encoding GUN4 domain-containing protein, translating to MYKPFTYIFITSGIISTVLFSSQLTPAQTIPNIQDIAQKTTVQINSDAHPGGSGVIVKKEGTIYTVLTANHVVCDRLGTTKIRCRQDFTYTVRTHDGKEYPIKELQLIQKTVQDPDLALVTFQSNENYQVASLGNSENLTIGADISVAGFPAIFGTVGKQRSFTITVGKVVFKHLDPPQGYGLVYNATTHIGNNGGPVFNAQGQVIAIHGLEDTNALSEKTGFNAGIPINILYGFLPRTFFNSTPSPSSHTNPSQLPSSKYTKLETLLQSQNFREADIETDRVMLAVANRQSEGWFRIEDAENFPCQELRTIDNLWLKYSQGKFGISVQQEIYKNLGGTKQYDWNVWSSFGDRVGWRKQGSWLYYKDLNFSLSAPTGQLPLLRGVGLLWLLGPSLFTVGGWWLWCGLLPSCQDM from the coding sequence ATGTATAAACCATTCACCTATATATTTATAACCTCTGGAATCATATCTACAGTCCTATTCTCATCCCAGCTCACCCCAGCTCAAACAATCCCCAATATCCAGGATATTGCCCAAAAAACCACAGTCCAAATCAACAGTGACGCTCACCCCGGTGGTTCCGGTGTAATTGTCAAAAAAGAAGGCACCATATATACCGTACTCACCGCCAATCATGTGGTATGTGATAGACTTGGTACTACCAAAATTCGCTGTCGCCAAGACTTTACTTATACTGTTAGAACTCATGATGGCAAAGAATATCCCATCAAAGAACTCCAACTTATCCAAAAAACCGTTCAGGACCCTGACCTGGCTTTAGTCACCTTTCAATCCAATGAAAATTATCAAGTTGCATCCTTGGGTAACTCAGAGAACCTAACCATAGGAGCTGATATTTCCGTAGCTGGATTCCCCGCCATTTTTGGCACAGTGGGTAAGCAACGAAGTTTTACCATCACTGTTGGTAAGGTAGTTTTCAAACACTTAGATCCCCCCCAAGGCTATGGACTGGTTTATAATGCTACCACCCATATTGGTAATAATGGGGGTCCCGTTTTTAATGCACAAGGTCAGGTAATTGCCATTCACGGACTCGAAGATACCAACGCCCTTTCTGAAAAAACTGGCTTTAATGCAGGTATTCCCATTAATATCCTATATGGTTTTTTACCCAGAACCTTCTTTAATTCCACCCCATCACCCAGTTCCCACACTAACCCATCCCAGCTCCCATCTTCTAAATATACAAAACTAGAAACCTTATTACAGTCTCAAAACTTTAGAGAAGCAGATATAGAAACAGACAGAGTAATGTTAGCAGTAGCTAACAGACAAAGCGAGGGTTGGTTCAGAATAGAAGATGCAGAAAATTTTCCCTGTCAAGAATTGCGCACCATTGACAATCTGTGGTTAAAATATAGTCAGGGTAAATTTGGTATATCTGTCCAACAAGAAATATACAAAAACCTGGGGGGAACAAAACAATATGATTGGAATGTATGGAGCTCCTTCGGAGACAGGGTGGGATGGAGAAAACAAGGTTCATGGCTCTATTACAAAGATTTAAACTTTTCATTATCCGCACCAACGGGTCAACTCCCATTACTGCGTGGTGTTGGGCTACTTTGGTTACTCGGTCCCTCTCTGTTCACGGTGGGGGGTTGGTGGTTATGGTGTGGTTTACTTCCCTCCTGTCAAGACATGTAG
- a CDS encoding trypsin-like peptidase domain-containing protein — protein sequence MNTSQIIRPLQSSIVRIYSNSSTIVGNGFLVEEKIILTCAHVVADALGVNRDTIEMPHQRVRLDFPFSGTRQLLEARIVFWNPVRPNQFAEDIAGFELLEDLPPNTAQPARLVDSNNLLNHP from the coding sequence ATGAATACATCACAGATAATCAGACCACTACAGTCATCAATCGTCAGAATTTACTCAAACAGTAGCACGATTGTTGGTAATGGGTTCTTAGTCGAAGAAAAAATAATTCTTACGTGTGCTCATGTGGTAGCAGATGCTTTAGGGGTTAATAGAGATACTATTGAAATGCCTCATCAAAGAGTACGATTAGATTTTCCTTTTTCAGGAACGAGGCAATTATTAGAAGCCAGAATAGTATTTTGGAATCCCGTTCGTCCTAATCAGTTTGCAGAAGATATTGCGGGATTTGAATTATTAGAAGATCTGCCTCCTAATACTGCTCAACCAGCAAGATTGGTAGATTCAAACAACTTATTGAACCATCCTTAG